The DNA region ttcgtgggaaattcagggcatacTTAGGGTTCACTTCTAGCTTACAGAATTTTCGATCtggtggtaacaccgtcctacttgagggcgaagaaacaatttattttctgtttacgtttctgctgaattcgccgagcttcgctgttcgaggctcggacctctttgttttctggatattctctgtgtttatgcaagtttcgttttagtttatgccgactgtgttgatctttgtttgtcGATTATGattacttgaattctgagttggattgttggagttggttgttttctagattatcgcaggtttgtggttggatctgggagaatggagtttgtttgtggatgaatcgggttctTAACTTGTTGATGTCGTAGGGTTGTATGTGATTGTTGGGAtatggagttgatttgagtagatctgtgagaatcggagctatggagttgattgtgctgggtgttgagttcggatgtcttggatccggagtggattaagcattcgacgtgaatctgagtcgtgttgatttaattttatgcctagcttacgtgttttcgtttcatttcattcagtttatgtagatctgatgtacttccgattcgtagcgagtttccggcgtcccgatttctaCATTCTAttcgaatctaggagtatgctctgttttcttcatttaagTTTCTGAGTTggataggaaattgcatgagtttgttagttgcagcttttaccgtacttaccttatttgaatgtcctggtccccactttttaattcttcctgcctagtcatatttagttaatcatttacacggtctagcgagctattgtttctttcggtgttgatgtctgattttacaagtattctgtttcttaggtctagcatttaaattccgtgcctaggtctagtggtagttgttataaacctcaaccctttgcgtggcaacagccgcttgtttccagagtctctaaacactactcacgaatccatcttcgtgggatcgaccttacttccctatactaatttaatagtaatttgggttgagggattaatttttgaaggagagtcgagcgtgtccaacgacaacaacactctgtgttccttgggttcctggacctagtgatccagtggatttaagaagcgcggtgtcttgaccgagcacttgtattagtgttccctgtaagcacacgaaaCACACACGATCCAACTCAGCTCTTCCTCGCTTCATTATTCAAATGTCCTATCTTTTGCAGAAAACTAACCCTGTGGTTGCTGAGATTTTCTCTCTCATGTCCAGAGACGAAGCCCGCCATGCGGGGTAAGTTCAACTCCCTTTTGAATGGCTGCCATGAATGCTGAAACTAAGGTTTTATGGAACTTTTCTTACCAGGTTTCTGAACAAAGGTTTGTCTGACTTCAATTTGGCTCTGGATTTGGGGTTCCTTACCAAGGCCAGAAAGTACACTTTCTTCAAGCCTAAGTTCATATTCTATGCAACATACTTGTCTGAGAAGATTGGATACTGGAGATACATTACCATTTACCGGCATCTCAAGGAGAATCCCGAGTACCAGTGCTACCCCATCTTCAAGTACTTTGAGAACTGGTGCCAGGATGAGAATCGCCATGGTGATTTCTTCTCGGCTCTGATGAAGGCTCAGCCGCAGTTCCTTAATGACTGGAAGGCGAAGCTGTGGTCCCGCTTCTTCTGCCTCTCTGTAATCTCACTTTATTTGTTGTTTCTTTGAGGCTTGTGATGCATCATCCCATATTTTTGCTTACATTCGTTGATGTTGATGTCTGCAGGTTTATGTGACTATGTACCTTAATGATTGCCAAAGAAGGGCTTTCTATGAAGGCATTGGTCTTGACACAAAGCAATTTGACATGCATGTTATAATTGAGGTAAAAGACTATTTCATGGAGTAGTAATTTTGCATATTCCTATCCAAGAGTGGCTCAATCTTATATCAATTGTGCAGACGAATCGCATGACTGCAAGGATATTCCCTGCTGTATTGGACGTTGAGAACCCAGAGTTCAAGAGGAAATTGGATAGGATGGTGGAGATCAACACAAAGATTCTGGCGGTCGGGGACACTGACGACATCCCATTGGTGAAGAACCTAAAGAGGATCCCTCTCATTGCAGCTCTAGCTAATGAGTTGCTTGCTGCATATCTCATGAAACCCATTGAATCTGGTTCAGTGGACTTTGCTGAGTTTGAGCCACAGCATATTACtaattctttatttatttctaatCCGTAGAGTCGAGTACTACAGCTTATCATTGTATAATAGCTATGAACAAAGCATGGGAAAACATCGGATGAATCTTGCACTCTACATGTAGTAAAAATGGATTGAACAATGCCTTGGATCTCAATGTCTTGATTTCCTACTTACATAGACTTGCTCAACTACATGACTGAAGCTAGACATAGATACCAAATAATGACCAAATACTGCATATTTAACTGTACAACTAAATGATGAACGACACTTTCAGTCTGATTTTTCCGACTTCTACTGTGGGGATGCCTCCATCTTCACATATTTTTCCGACTTCTGCTGTGGGTATGTCTCCTTCACAGCTGAGGGCTTGTCCTTTTTTGTTCCAAAAAGTATTCTAGACAACCAAACAGCTATCAAAGTGGCCTCGACTGGTGCAAGCCAGTAAACAATCAAATGCTCTTTGGTGATGTGTTGCTCATTAGCAAAAGCCCACCCCATTACCTGAAAAGGAAAAGATAGATTTGAATTGACTGCAGCTTGTGGGGGTGAGATGAGACGAAGAAGGAAAGAAATGCTTACAGGAGCTGGGTTCATGCATCCACCGGTTAGATCTGCACCAAGAACGTGGAGAGTTAGCTTTGCAAGACTGGAAATCCAAGTTTTCATAAAGAAATCCTCTCTAGCCAGGCCAAGGGTGATTGTCACGATGGCAAGCGCCAGGAGACCTTCTGTCAGTGCGCCCGTTGCAATGTCAACTTTCAAGTGTGGCTTGTGTTCTATCCAAGGAAATGTCGACATAATGAGCCTCACACCATAAACTGACCCAACCACCTTTTGAAGAGACGCAACAAATATAATCAGAGATGCAAGAATATTAGGCTTTGACCATCGAATTAATATCCATGTATAAAAAGATAGAGTAAGGGTCAGGGTCAGTCAATCATGAGTACACATTTGTATTCATTGTTTTAATCAGCTTTAACAGTAACACGATAGACACCATTCTTGATCTACCTATGAGAATATCCAGATCCATATCAGTATCCTTATTGTTCAAGCTAAACACCAAACTTCAATCTAAGGGCTGGTTTCTCCTCAACTCTCTCGGGTGTCTCCTAGTCCTATGCAGATTAGAAATTTCCTCCAAATGAGAAGGTGATGAACCTAAACAAGATATTGTTTCCCAAGCCCCGGGATGGTTGAAATTCTAACAGAAACTGTGTGTTTTCGTCATAGAGAGTAGAAACATCCAGAATCACTAAACATACACCCTCCTCATTAACTACTGGAGTAACTCAGAAAACCAACAAATTATGCTGAAGAAGGCAAATGTAAGGACATAATCAACtacaaatccaaatccaaatccaatcTGAGAAAGTAAGCCACACTAATATATGATCACCTATATcattcggtttgcaagattattTCTCAAGATTAAATATGgattgtgtttggttcatgagattaaatctcacaacactaatcatgtgataattagtcatagtcatCCCTCctactaaaataatctcacaactcaatcatagacaacatctcatgattattttATCCAACAAACCGAACAACCACTTAATGCATATACTTCAGATCACAAGAAGCAATGGTGCTGAATAAGTTAATTCTCACCAGCAGAGAAGAGGAAAATGCCACACTTTCTGCTTCAAAATATGCAAATGCACAAAATTTAACAGAAAAATAGATACAAATTTGGCAAAAATCGACACATAAAGGTTAAATACGAAATGAAGATTGCCTTTTTCCCCAGCAAACAATTGGGCAAGAGAAAGGGGACGAACCTGCGCAGGGATTCGGGCGCCAACAGTGAAAAGGAAATTGGAAAAATCAGCGGAAATGGCGGGGGCCAAGACGGCGAGTGGATTGTAGGCGCCGCCGTGGGTGGCCTTGCTCATGTAGGCGAAGGCGAACATGTTGGCAACGGAGAGGGAACATTTAAGaatgtcggcctccagctgagTAGCGGCGTAATCCAAGGAGAATATCTTGATTAGCTCGTTCGAGACAACCCACATTAGCGAAATAGCGAAATCCGCCGCGAGCAGCCGCCCTGCTCCTGCTCTTGCTCCCGCCATTCCAATCAGACCAGCATACAACACAAATTTCACGGCGTCTACGATTTTATTTTCCCAGGAAATCTCTGCCTTAGATAGATATAAGGGCTTCTTTCTTCCaccgatttttttttctgcCTATCTACTAATCATCCTCAACTGTTCATAATAAATACACCTATATAATTTTCTAATATTGGAATTATTCCATGAAAACTTTTTTCCTGAAAAGTAGTTGGAGTGAAACTTAATTGGTAATAATTAAATCGCATGAAGTTAATTGATTTgactaatattaattttctaatcaaatacaaacacaagtgatattttttattctgagctaatggaaattaaaatagtgttagtgcaTAGTTGGATTCATATTATGTTAATGCTTGATTAACGATGGTAATTGGGCTAACCTGTTTGGGTTTGGGCCAATCTATTCAGGTTATTGAGCTATTAGGGTGTGGGATATTTTGATTGTGAAATTTTTAGGCTATAAATTTCAACCCTAATCTTAATCCACATGTTTTGGGCTACACATCAGGCTATTCGGGCAAAAAGGATTTCGAAAATAAACTCTCGTAATTAAATTTTCCTGtataaaatgattttaaattttagatattttatttcttaattttagAACTACATACAATATCTTCAAATTTTCACATTGATAAATTGTGTTTTTAACTTGggttactggtcagaatgatgtgCTTTAACGAATATTTTGTGCAAGAAAGTTGCTGAATTGTGCAGGTTAAGGTTCAGATCAGCCAGGAGGGAGTTTAAATAGATTCAAGTGAAAATGACActagaagggtgcaatactagCCAAGATGCATGCCACAGAGTTTGAGTGCAGAGAGGAAAAGGGATTGCTAGGAAACGGTTAACTATTGAAGAGGGGCAGAGCTGCCATTTCAAAGTGAATGAGGACTAGCTCCATTCACTCTCATTCCTCGCTCTTAGTACAGTTTTCACTTGAAGCTTCCGGTCACCTGCCGGAAAGAGGAGCCGCCATCTGTTCCAACCAGTTTGCTACCGTATTTCAGAAGTTTATCCATTCTTTTGCTCCTAGGAGCCCAAAAAAATCTTTTCTTTTGTGTTGTTTTCATGAATGATTAAGTTTTAGTAATTATTTGCCTTTCTTTTGACATCGATCTTAGTTAATCTGTCGTTGGAAACATCTTTTAGCTTGAATATTGTTAAAGCTATGGATTTCTTTTGGTTTGTTTCGAATTCTAGCTTACTTATGATTTCTTTCCGCCTAGTTAGATATATCTAGtgttttacgttgatttctgttgtttacGTGCTTAAATCTGCCTAGTTAAGTTACATCTAGAGTTTCTTCAAGTATTACTAAGTTTCAATCGATCATTTCTTCTAAAGATGCATGGATCTGTGTTCTGTTCATTTccgccaccttgcatgttagtCAGTTTAGGTATCTATGTTGCTTTCTGCATGATTTAGATGTTGTAGTTTAATTTCTAGTTTAGATATGGATTTTGTGACTTGATTTTGTGTTGGATCTGAGTTGTTGAGTTTGATTCAGAGCATTCATAAATGAAGTTTTAATTTCCTGATTATTTTCGTTGCTTGGTGAAGAAGACAATGTCACAATCTAAGTCGGGACCACTTTGTTACTTTATGCTTTTTGTCCTTCCATCTTTTCAGCTTTTCTGTAGATTTAGGTAGTTAGTTAGTCAACACTGTCTGTTAttcctttttgcttttgtctATCTATTTATAGTAAGATTTCACTTTTCACATGTACCCCAATAGTCCAGTTCACCCATTTACGTACATTTTAATGGGGTTTAGTGCCCCTTGTACAGCGGAAAGActtatacaaaacaaataatcaGATAAGGATATATTTcaccgattatgagattaatcaattcacatgttaaacagataattgcatgctagaacgcaaataattcatgcttataaaatataaatcctaaaacatgaatactacggtttagagttaccgatttgattctccaaagaatcgtcgattgctcgcgccttctccacgatgatcttcaatactagaccacatatcttctaactggttcccgaactatattccgaaatcagtgtgggctgttcttatcaaaatactaggactcgaataaagaagatagAAATTCCTCATGgtggaggagagagaaaaatttcGACTTCTCCTAGAGAGAGAaggggacgaaaatttagtCTAAAAAATTAAGTGTATTTTctatctcatttattctcctaattatattaagttcatattgggcctagtcagggatctatggaaggttttggatatggcctcacccaattagctttttactaattaaattgaacccacaatttaatacaagcttatattagaatattattaGCAGTCACAATAGAAATAATATTGCCCTGctcatccaaatctgaaattacaagtaattcgaGTTTCTGttatgtttattatttattttcccgcgcttaaaatttaaatgtccattaattaattagtgtatgctatagacttaattaattaacatcttattaattccaagagtggactcaacaagaaacacttatttattattcatggaataattaaattccaactggccagtttccgaataataaaaccttgttcgagctcctcttgaggacattatcaaacgagactcacctcgcgcacgattcaacataatagcaatcctagcaccgctagatattaatcaccactacccaatatatcaggattattgggttgcgaaaaacccgcaccatttgataagtcaaagtagtgcataatcaataccgtatgctcaatgttaacatatattgattaagaaatagttatttatcaagacctagtcttttagtagatagcataaagacacatCTTGCTGTTAGTGCTATACCATactaatgtcatcttatttcagtaagacttagaaataatcggactgacattgcaacatttCACGATACGTAGTCtcagcctatctgggttgtgaaattcttctttttctttgttcagtactgaccgtgttaccttaaagtggacgtcgcCCAAAACCGGTCA from Salvia splendens isolate huo1 chromosome 9, SspV2, whole genome shotgun sequence includes:
- the LOC121749452 gene encoding magnesium-protoporphyrin IX monomethyl ester [oxidative] cyclase, chloroplastic-like; the encoded protein is MAAEMALVKPISKFNFPIPKLGCSRCSKTRFFSVKMASTASPLSKKKSQKQEIKESLLTPRFYTTDFDQMEQLFNTEINNKLNMGEFEALLQEFKTDFYQTHFVRNKEFKEAADKLQGPLRKIFVEFLERSCTAEFSGFLLYKELSLRLKKTNPVVAEIFSLMSRDEARHAGFLNKGLSDFNLALDLGFLTKARKYTFFKPKFIFYATYLSEKIGYWRYITIYRHLKENPEYQCYPIFKYFENWCQDENRHGDFFSALMKAQPQFLNDWKAKLWSRFFCLSVYVTMYLNDCQRRAFYEGIGLDTKQFDMHVIIETNRMTARIFPAVLDVENPEFKRKLDRMVEINTKILAVGDTDDIPLVKNLKRIPLIAALANELLAAYLMKPIESGSVDFAEFEPQHITNSLFISNP
- the LOC121746736 gene encoding probable aquaporin SIP2-1; its protein translation is MAGARAGAGRLLAADFAISLMWVVSNELIKIFSLDYAATQLEADILKCSLSVANMFAFAYMSKATHGGAYNPLAVLAPAISADFSNFLFTVGARIPAQVVGSVYGVRLIMSTFPWIEHKPHLKVDIATGALTEGLLALAIVTITLGLAREDFFMKTWISSLAKLTLHVLGADLTGGCMNPAPVMGWAFANEQHITKEHLIVYWLAPVEATLIAVWLSRILFGTKKDKPSAVKETYPQQKSEKYVKMEASPQ